One part of the Populus alba chromosome 18, ASM523922v2, whole genome shotgun sequence genome encodes these proteins:
- the LOC118045994 gene encoding GDSL esterase/lipase At5g45670 isoform X2 has protein sequence MESGLEALWVLSAVLLVSSWQHWTYGKAVPQVPCYFVFGDSLFDNGNNNYLNTPAKVNYLPYGIDFATGASGRCSNGLNVADTIAEQLGFDSYISDFGSCTNFLDGVNYGSSGAGILDLTGHLTGELFTMNIQLYIHNITVSRIAKILGSEEVARKYLSQCIYVSDMGHNDYLNNYFLDGYDSSQLYNPEEYAQLLIETYETQLEKLYCSGARKIAVFGLIRVGCMPYNIQKNPNELDASSCAYKLNDDVQIFNDKLQKLLRKLNNRHSDAVFTYINSYEIDSDDQTNTGFTHTRKSCCEVESGSVPCKSLSFPCSNRSDYVYWDGGHFTEAKAWAFGKRAYKRQSPKDAYPYDISELAKLKLDDSDAYDINHACPASDGEDDCLISSQK, from the exons ATGGAAAGTGGGCTTGAGGCATTGTGGGTGCTGTCTGCGGTGTTGCTGGTGTCAAGCTGGCAACACTGGACTTATGGAAAGGCCGTACCTCAAGTTCCTTGCTACTTCGTCTTCGGAGATTCCCTCTTTGATAACGGGAACAATAACTACCTTAACACTCCAGCTAAAGTCAATTACCTTCCTTATGGGATAGACTTTGCTACTGGGGCTTCAGGAAGGTGCAGCAACGGTCTCAACGTAGCTGACACCATTG CTGAACAATTAGGTTTCGACAGTTACATTTCGGACTTTGGAAGTTGCACCAATTTTCTGGATGGTGTAAATTATGGATCGAGTGGAGCTGGCATCCTTGATTTAACTGGCCATCTTACG GGAGAACTATTTACCATGAATATTCAGTTATATATTCACAATATCACCGTTTCACGAATTGCCAAGATCTTGGGAAGCGAGGAAGTTGCTAGGAAGTACTTGAGCCAATGCATCTACGTGTCTGATATGGGTCATAACGACTACCTCAACAATTATTTCTTGGACGGCTACGATAGCAGCCAGCTATATAATCCTGAAGAATATGCTCAACTTCTCATCGAAACTTACGAAACTCAGCTGGAG AAACTGTATTGCTCAGGAGCAAGAAAGATAGCTGTGTTCGGACTTATTCGGGTAGGATGTATGCCGTACAACATCCAAAAAAATCCCAATGAACTAGATGCATCTTCATGTGCATACAAGCTCAATGATGATGTTCAAATTTTCAACGACAAGCTTCAAAAACTGCTCAGAAAACTTAATAATAGGCATTCTGATGCTGTGTTTACCTACATAAACTCTTACGAAATTGATTCTGATGATCAGACAAATACAG GTTTTACACATACCCGTAAGAGCTGTTGCGAGGTAGAGTCTGGTTCTGTCCCATGTAAATCTCTCTCCTTCCCATGTAGCAACAGGAGTGACTATGTGTACTGGGACGGAGGCCATTTTACTGAAGCTAAAGCTTGGGCCTTTGGAAAAAGAGCATATAAACGTCAGTCACCAAAGGACGCCTATCCATATGATATCAGCGAATTAGCTAAGCTGAAGCTTGATGATTCTGATGCTTACGATATCAACCATGCCTGCCCAGCTTCTGATGGAGAAGACGATTGTCTAATAAGCAGTCAGAAATAA
- the LOC118045994 gene encoding GDSL esterase/lipase At5g45670 isoform X1, giving the protein MESGLEALWVLSAVLLVSSWQHWTYGKAVPQVPCYFVFGDSLFDNGNNNYLNTPAKVNYLPYGIDFATGASGRCSNGLNVADTIGPQLALLPSEQLGFDSYISDFGSCTNFLDGVNYGSSGAGILDLTGHLTGELFTMNIQLYIHNITVSRIAKILGSEEVARKYLSQCIYVSDMGHNDYLNNYFLDGYDSSQLYNPEEYAQLLIETYETQLEKLYCSGARKIAVFGLIRVGCMPYNIQKNPNELDASSCAYKLNDDVQIFNDKLQKLLRKLNNRHSDAVFTYINSYEIDSDDQTNTGFTHTRKSCCEVESGSVPCKSLSFPCSNRSDYVYWDGGHFTEAKAWAFGKRAYKRQSPKDAYPYDISELAKLKLDDSDAYDINHACPASDGEDDCLISSQK; this is encoded by the exons ATGGAAAGTGGGCTTGAGGCATTGTGGGTGCTGTCTGCGGTGTTGCTGGTGTCAAGCTGGCAACACTGGACTTATGGAAAGGCCGTACCTCAAGTTCCTTGCTACTTCGTCTTCGGAGATTCCCTCTTTGATAACGGGAACAATAACTACCTTAACACTCCAGCTAAAGTCAATTACCTTCCTTATGGGATAGACTTTGCTACTGGGGCTTCAGGAAGGTGCAGCAACGGTCTCAACGTAGCTGACACCATTGGTCCGCAGCTCGCTCTCCTCCCTT CTGAACAATTAGGTTTCGACAGTTACATTTCGGACTTTGGAAGTTGCACCAATTTTCTGGATGGTGTAAATTATGGATCGAGTGGAGCTGGCATCCTTGATTTAACTGGCCATCTTACG GGAGAACTATTTACCATGAATATTCAGTTATATATTCACAATATCACCGTTTCACGAATTGCCAAGATCTTGGGAAGCGAGGAAGTTGCTAGGAAGTACTTGAGCCAATGCATCTACGTGTCTGATATGGGTCATAACGACTACCTCAACAATTATTTCTTGGACGGCTACGATAGCAGCCAGCTATATAATCCTGAAGAATATGCTCAACTTCTCATCGAAACTTACGAAACTCAGCTGGAG AAACTGTATTGCTCAGGAGCAAGAAAGATAGCTGTGTTCGGACTTATTCGGGTAGGATGTATGCCGTACAACATCCAAAAAAATCCCAATGAACTAGATGCATCTTCATGTGCATACAAGCTCAATGATGATGTTCAAATTTTCAACGACAAGCTTCAAAAACTGCTCAGAAAACTTAATAATAGGCATTCTGATGCTGTGTTTACCTACATAAACTCTTACGAAATTGATTCTGATGATCAGACAAATACAG GTTTTACACATACCCGTAAGAGCTGTTGCGAGGTAGAGTCTGGTTCTGTCCCATGTAAATCTCTCTCCTTCCCATGTAGCAACAGGAGTGACTATGTGTACTGGGACGGAGGCCATTTTACTGAAGCTAAAGCTTGGGCCTTTGGAAAAAGAGCATATAAACGTCAGTCACCAAAGGACGCCTATCCATATGATATCAGCGAATTAGCTAAGCTGAAGCTTGATGATTCTGATGCTTACGATATCAACCATGCCTGCCCAGCTTCTGATGGAGAAGACGATTGTCTAATAAGCAGTCAGAAATAA